Within the Microvirga ossetica genome, the region GCGTCAGGCGGCCCTCGAGCCCGCCCGAATGTGTGTCTCCTTACTTGCCGGGCCCTTGCTGCTCGCCCCGAGTCCCAAACATTTTCTGATAGCGCGGATGGATGCGGACAGCGTCCAGGTCCGAGTCTTTCTCAAGCCACTTCATCAACTCGGGGGAGAGTTGTGGAATGACCTTCTCCAGATGATCCATCGCCTCGTCGAGCTCGCCCAGGAGTGAATAAACACAAGCGACGTTGTAATGGGCTATGTTCTCACCCGGATCGATCGCGAGGGCGCGGGCGGCCCATTCCTTGGCACGGTCGCGTTCGCCGAGATGCGCCAGTGCGACGGCACCCCGATGAGCGGGACCGGAGCTTTCCGGATGCAGCTCGAGCACACGTTCGGCTCGTTCAAGGCCGATCTTTGCCCATCTCATCTGGTCTACCGGCCGGTCCAGCGCACGATAGATGCCGAACAGATGATTTGGCGACCGGTAATCGTCGGGCCGTATCTCGGCAGCGCGCTCGAACAGATTGGCGGCCGCCGCAAGATCGCCTTGCGTATTCAGAAGTAGGGCATAAAAGAAATTCGCGTCGTACAGACTGGGATCAAGCGCAAGAGCCCGCTCGAACTCGGCAACGGCCTCCTCGTGGCGTCCGTGTTGATACAGGACCAGTCCTTGGGCAGCGTGGGCCTCAGCCAGATCGGGATCGAGCGCCAGGGCCTTGGCGCTCATCTCAAGAATGTCATCTAGGGAGACCTCAGCAGCATGCCACGCGTGTAGGGCCGAATCGCAATTGGCGATCCCTGCATAGGCGCGGGCATAGCGTGGATCGAGCTCCACAGCCTTGGAAAACATCCGTCGCGCCAGCAGCAGGTACGACTTCGTCCACTCATGAAAGAATTGCCGGCCCCTGAGATAATAGGAATATGCCTCGATGTTTTCGGTTGGGACCGAAGAGATTGCTGCTTGCTCTTCGGGTAGAAGCTTCACTTTGAGCTGCTCGACGATTGCCTGCGTGATCTCGTCCTGTATCGCGAAAATGTCCGTGAGGTCGCGGTCGTAGCGCTCGGCCCACAGAAGCGCCCCGGTGGAGCCCTCTATAAGCTGACCGGCAATGCGAACACGCGATCCCGCCTTGCGGACGCTTCCCTCCATGATGTACCGGACGTCACGTTCCCGCGCTACCTGTTGCGCCGTGATCGACTTGCCCTTGTAGGTGAACACGGTATTGCGGTCGATGACGAGCAGACCGGAGATCTTCGACAGGTCGATGATGATATCCTCGGTAATGCCATCCGAAAAATACTCCTGCTCTGCATCTCCACTCATGTTGGCGAAGGGAAGCACCGCAATCGACAGCCTCTGCATCGTTTGTGGGGCAACAGCCGTGGTGCCTTTCGGGCGGGCGGAGGAAGTGCCGGTTAGCACGTTGTAGACGCGAACGGCTTGCTCGATGTTCTTGAGTGGTTGCTCGCCCAAATCTTCAAAGGTGACGTCGAGCCGGCTACCGACGTGATCACGAACGGAGCCGGACACCGCGATCCCGCCAGGCGCGGCGATCCCTTCGAGCCGCGCCGCCACGTTCACCCCATCGCCAAAGATATCGCCATCTTGGACGATGACGTCTCCGAGATGGACACCGATCCGGAGTTCGATCCAGCGATCCCGCGGAACGTCTTCATTCCTTTGACGCATGCCGCGCTGGATTTCAGCCGCGCAGGCGACGGCATTCACCACACTCGGGAACTCCACCAGCATGCCGTCCCCTGTGAGCTTGACAATGCGCCCCTGGTGCTCGGTGATCCTGGGCTCGATCAACGCGGTCTGGTGCGCCCTGAGCTCGGTGAGCGTGCCGGTCTCGTCTGCCCCAATGAGGCGGCTGTAGCCCACAACGTCGGCGGCAAGAATGGCGATCAGGCGACGTTCCACATTGTCCCCCGGACGATCGGTCTGCGGGTCAATCACTGAACATACTCGTTTCCTGCAGGCCCGTCGCCCTCGGAGATGAGCTATTCCAGCCAAGGTGATCCAGCCAAGCCTCGAGATGGGCGGTTACTACCTTTGATTGTTCAGTGGATCGTCCGCTTTGAAAAAGTTCCGAATGGCTACTTCTGGCACGGGGCCGACCTTAGCCGTATTTCCGCAAGAGCAGAGTGAGGCGGACCTTAACAAGGCAACGCTTAGAGACCGTCCCTGACCCGGAGCGGTCACCGGGTGTGTGGCGTCTGCGAGCCTCCAGACTGCCACCATGCGAGCTCTGGACGAAGCGTCCCAATCAAAGCACCATTATCCCTCGACGGCCTTCATCATGGTGGTGGGATGACCAATCCAGCCGATGCAAAGGTACAGAGGCGTCTCGCGGCGATCCTTGCGGCTGACGTTGTGGGCTTTTCGGCCCTAATGAGCCAGGACGAGGAAGGCACCCTCGCGAGGATCAAGAGCCTGCGCCGGGAGCTTATCGAGCCGATGGTCCATGCCCATTATGGCCGCGTGGTCAAAACGACCGGTGATGGCTTCTTGGTTGAATTCTCCAGCCCTGTAGAAGCTGTAAGCTGTGCCGTTGAGGTTCAGGAGGCTCTTGTGGCCAAGACTTCTCAGGAAACCTCCCAGGCTGTCCACCTCCGCATTGGCATCAATCTTGGCGATATCATCATTGAGCCGGACGGTGATATCTATGGGGATGGGGTGAATGTCGCGGCTCGTCTGGAACAGATCGCAGAACCTGGAGGCATTTGGATTTCGGGAAAGGTCTACGAGGAGGTGCGCGGCAAGCTGCCATACCACTTTGACGACAAAGGCGAACAGTGGGTCAAGAACATCGGGAGACCCGTGAGAGTATACGGCATCAGGACTTCGGCATCCCTGACTGCAAGAACGGCCACGTTCACACCTTCGCGCTCAGATAAACCCTCCATTGCCGTCCTGCCATTCACCAACAGGAGCGGCGATCCCGAACAGGATTACTTTGCCGACGGCATGACAGAGGACCTCATCACGGGGCTATCCCGCCTCCGATGGCTCAATGTCATCGCCTGTACCTCCTCCTTCAATCACACGGAAGTACGTCAGTTCTCGTTTCCCCCAGGTGCACGATACATCTTAGAGGGAAGTGTACGAAGATCAGGGGATCGTATCCGTATCAACGGTCAACTGATCGGCGCGGCAACCGGAAAGCACATCTGGGCCGAGCGGTATGATCGGGAGCTAATGGACATCTTTGCGGTTCAGGACGAGATTACAGAAAATGTCGTGGCCGCCATCGAACCCCACCTGTACATGGAAGAGGGCCTGCGTGCGGCAAATCAAGTCCCCGAAAGCATTGGCGTTTGGGGATTGGTTGTTCAAGCCATTGGGCTCATCAACAGAGTTGGGCGTCACGAGAACGAGCAGGCACGTACTTTGCTCGAACGCGCGATTATGATGGAGCCTACCTATGCCAAGGCACATGCTGTCTTAAGTTGGGCCGTATGGTGGGCATCGTACAATTACTGGCTTCCTGATGAACAGCAAGGCCGAGAACAGGCACAACATCACGCCGAGGAAGCTCTTGCTCTCGATCCGAGCGAGCCTTGGGCACATATGGTGTTTGGACTTTGCCTCAGTACGGCCGGGCAACATGACCGTGCGCAGCAGGAGCTTGAAATTGCGCTTGGAGTGAACCCAAGCTTTGCACTGGCACACAGCGTATATGGCTGGACGTTGACGCGAGCTGGCAAGTTCGAAGTCGCGGTAGCCGAAACAGCGAAAGCCCTGCGGATGAGCCCTTCTGACAGTTTCACCAGTTTGTATGAGTTTGTTCACGGTGTCTCTCTTATGGCTGCTCAGCGCCACTATGAGGCTCTTCCATACCTCCGCAAGGCCCTGGTAGCTTTTCCGGATTTCCCGACCCACCATTCCATGCTGATTGCCTGCTGCGGTCATCTCGGTCTTCTTGACGAGGCGAAGGCGGCATTGGCCCGCCGGAATAATCTTGGGCCACCGCTAACAGTAGATCTGGCGCGTTCCTACATGCGCAAGTTCGCGTTCTGCTCTGTAGTCACGGAAGGCTTGAGCAAGGCGGGTGTTCCAGAGCATTAGAACGCATCGGACACGCGACAGGAGCACTGGGACAAGGTCTTCACGACCAAGGCCGACGAGGCGATCAGTTGGGATCATCCTATATCGGAAACTCGCTACGCCCGATCCGAGCTGCAATCTTCCTAAGGATAGGAGATCGGCGACGTCGAGGCAGGGGCCACGCGCCTGCCCGATGCCCTTAAGGAGGAAGTATTGAGTAGCGGATCAGGGTTACGTCTGCTCCTGGTCCCACAAACAGACTTCCGAGAAATCCGCCTGTGAACATGGAATGTCGCTTGAAGACCGAGCTCAGGATGGTTTCATCCTGCACTGGATGGTGAGACTGGCTCCCCATCTTCGGTGACGACCTCGAAACAGTACTGTTCGAACGCGCCGAGCAGGAGCAGGTCCGAGACAAAGAGGCCGGCGCTGAGGCGCGCGAACTCATGTGCTGCGGCATCATTGGGACATTCATGGCCGGCATCGTCACGGGCGACCATTCGGGGGCCAAGCATGAGATGGAAGTAGTAGCGGGGCATCTGTCACTCCTCATCCCGCCGACATGACCGATAATGTGAAGCCCCCCTCAAACCCTGTCGGCAGCGTCGAGCCGCTCGCATGCGTCTTCCAGGATCTGCCACACGCGTGCGACAT harbors:
- a CDS encoding adenylate/guanylate cyclase domain-containing protein codes for the protein MGADETGTLTELRAHQTALIEPRITEHQGRIVKLTGDGMLVEFPSVVNAVACAAEIQRGMRQRNEDVPRDRWIELRIGVHLGDVIVQDGDIFGDGVNVAARLEGIAAPGGIAVSGSVRDHVGSRLDVTFEDLGEQPLKNIEQAVRVYNVLTGTSSARPKGTTAVAPQTMQRLSIAVLPFANMSGDAEQEYFSDGITEDIIIDLSKISGLLVIDRNTVFTYKGKSITAQQVARERDVRYIMEGSVRKAGSRVRIAGQLIEGSTGALLWAERYDRDLTDIFAIQDEITQAIVEQLKVKLLPEEQAAISSVPTENIEAYSYYLRGRQFFHEWTKSYLLLARRMFSKAVELDPRYARAYAGIANCDSALHAWHAAEVSLDDILEMSAKALALDPDLAEAHAAQGLVLYQHGRHEEAVAEFERALALDPSLYDANFFYALLLNTQGDLAAAANLFERAAEIRPDDYRSPNHLFGIYRALDRPVDQMRWAKIGLERAERVLELHPESSGPAHRGAVALAHLGERDRAKEWAARALAIDPGENIAHYNVACVYSLLGELDEAMDHLEKVIPQLSPELMKWLEKDSDLDAVRIHPRYQKMFGTRGEQQGPGK
- a CDS encoding adenylate/guanylate cyclase domain-containing protein encodes the protein MTNPADAKVQRRLAAILAADVVGFSALMSQDEEGTLARIKSLRRELIEPMVHAHYGRVVKTTGDGFLVEFSSPVEAVSCAVEVQEALVAKTSQETSQAVHLRIGINLGDIIIEPDGDIYGDGVNVAARLEQIAEPGGIWISGKVYEEVRGKLPYHFDDKGEQWVKNIGRPVRVYGIRTSASLTARTATFTPSRSDKPSIAVLPFTNRSGDPEQDYFADGMTEDLITGLSRLRWLNVIACTSSFNHTEVRQFSFPPGARYILEGSVRRSGDRIRINGQLIGAATGKHIWAERYDRELMDIFAVQDEITENVVAAIEPHLYMEEGLRAANQVPESIGVWGLVVQAIGLINRVGRHENEQARTLLERAIMMEPTYAKAHAVLSWAVWWASYNYWLPDEQQGREQAQHHAEEALALDPSEPWAHMVFGLCLSTAGQHDRAQQELEIALGVNPSFALAHSVYGWTLTRAGKFEVAVAETAKALRMSPSDSFTSLYEFVHGVSLMAAQRHYEALPYLRKALVAFPDFPTHHSMLIACCGHLGLLDEAKAALARRNNLGPPLTVDLARSYMRKFAFCSVVTEGLSKAGVPEH
- a CDS encoding DUF6894 family protein, encoding MPRYYFHLMLGPRMVARDDAGHECPNDAAAHEFARLSAGLFVSDLLLLGAFEQYCFEVVTEDGEPVSPSSAG